Part of the Zingiber officinale cultivar Zhangliang chromosome 6A, Zo_v1.1, whole genome shotgun sequence genome, gtcaagggtattttttgaataagggaatattttgattgatgaaaatagggtaatggctcattgaaggggaggtacatgggaatgagtcattacccaatttcaatgattcattcccttatttgtattcctattcctataatccaaacattaacaatgggaatcaatgattcccattctcattccccactcctattaccctaaaccaaacgccccctaaatctATGGTGTAGTAATATGGATTTTATATCTTTCTCTTTCACTTGATAGATCCCGAATGATACATCTCTTGTGCATGTTTATTGAGCTTTAtattaggaaagcttaaaatctatcctatgctctTTTATTTAGGTAAGAGGGCATTTATTGCTGGGGTTGCTGATGACAATGGCTATGGTTGGGCAATTGCAAAGGCTCTTTCTGCTGCTGGAGCAGAAATAATTGTCGGTACATGGGTGCCTGTAAGTGTGGTTTTAGAGTCAAGTCTGATTTTAATCGGACAGCTAAGCCTATAATTCTTTTGTTTGATCATTTGCTAATGTAGGCACTAAACATATTTGAGACAAGCTTAAGGCGTGGCAAATTTGATGAGTCGCGAAGGTATGCTTTTTTGCTAATGAGAAATGCTGATGGTTCCATGTACTTATTTGGTCCACAATGGTGTTCATAGATTGCCAAATGGTTCTTTAATGGAGATTGTCAAAGTATACCCTCTTGACGCTGTTTATGACACACCCGAGGATGTTCCAGAAGATGTATGAAACAGTATTTTATGACAAAATTGGTTGTTCACCCTCTCATTTCAGCTTACTGATATTATCATTGTATGCTATCATTGTAGGTAAAGACAAATAAACGCTATGCAGGATCCTCAAAATGGACTGTCAAGGTAGACCTCTAAATCCTGATCTTTGCCATAACTTGAATGCACATCTTTCTTCTAAGCTAATTGCTCATTTGTCTTACGAGAGAAAGTGCATGCAACAATAATGATTCTTTTGAATTTCATGGGCTTTATTATGAGcgtctttttatttctttttcacaCAGGAAGTGGCTGAGTCTGTGAGGAATGACTTTGGAAACATTGATATACTTGTACATTCTCTTGCCAATGGACCAGAGGTACCACCATATGTTACCATTTAATCATTATATTTTTCTGCTAGATCTAAATTATGATGATTAAGCAGGTAACAAAGCCACTTTTGGAGACATCTAGAAAAGGATACCTTGCTGCAATTTCAGCATCAAGTTACTCATTTGTCTCCCTTCTCCAGCACTTTCTTCCAATTATAAATCCAGGTTTATTTCCTTTCCATGGAACCAAAACTTCCTTGTTCCACTTTGCACTATCATGCGTGCGTGCATGTGCACATGTTCCACTTTGTGCTACTACACACACTCATGTGTGTCAAGTCCTAATTATTTGAGGCCAGCTTTGTGATTTTTTGAACTCACGCATCTAAAGATCCATACTCATAaaaattttgttattattttaggcTTGTGCTAATACAAccctttagtttttttttttaaattctctggtatttaaattttaatatctcATCTTCAGTTCTTTTGGAAGTTTCGTCTGCATAAATTCCATAACTCAATATGGCAGGCGGGGCTTCAATATCTTTGACGTACATTGCTTCTGAAAGGACCATCCCAGGGTATAATCATTCCTATTGACTGTTTGAAAAACTTTCTTTAGTGCTATGGATTTAGTTTCTTGTGTCAACTTGCAGATATGGAGGTGGAATGAGCTCAGCAAAAGCAGCACTGGAGAGTGATACAAAAGTAAGTTTTTCTCTTCATGTAGCTACTTGAGTTATTTTAGCAAGGTATTGATTCTGTGATGTATATTTTCAATATTAAATTCGTTTCTGGTTGTAGGTGCTGGCTTTTGAAGCTGGAAGAAAAGGCCAAGTTAGAGTTAATACAATATCTGCAGGTTGTTTTGATGAGTTCCTTGTATGCCATAAGTTGGAGTTGCTGTTTCAAATATGACAAGTTCTTTTTTATTCAGTTTATAAAGTATATGTTTGATGTTGAAATTTTTAATCTTCAATCAAAACGATACAGCTCCAATGGTAAGCCATGCGAACTCATCCAAAGATCATCTCTACTGATTGACACTTGAAATTGTgtgtttacatatgtatatataCTTTATTTTGATCAATGAAATGGTGAATTTGTCGCACCTTTAAAATGTTGAACATACTGAAACATACTGATCACTATGCACTCAGGTCCTCTGGGAAGCCGAGCTGCAAAAGCTATTGGATTCATCGAAAAGATGATTGATTATTCATACTCCAATGCCCCATTGCAGAAAGAATTGCTTGCAGGTTAAAGTTCAGACTCATCTCTACTCGCCTTCTTTGCGATATAGTTCCAAATACTAAATCAGACATTTTGTACAGATGAAGTTGGCTACACAGCTGCATTCCTGGTGTCTCCGCTCGCATCAGCAGTGACGGGATCTGTCGTCTACGTGGACAATGGCTTGAATACCATGGGACTGGCAACCGACAGCCCGGCGCTTGCTGTATGAACTCTTGAATATCGAGATACTCATTCTTGCACACTTCCACGGCTTTGTTTACAGCGAATAAAGAGTGGATCGCGATGCTGAGTATAGCACTCAAACTTTGATCATGATTGTTTTAGCAAAATATTTGATGACTGGCTATTTTCTAGTGGAACTGGGGTGTTATGGAACTGCTCCAATTGTTCAATTGAAGTATGCCACTTTTTGAATTGAAGATTATATTACAGCAATCACAATATGCACATAGTTTGActagaaagattttaaaagagagtagaTAAATTAacataattatgaattttaatacaatgttttagaaattataaatttatttacttaAATTTCATCAAATCATTGACATAATTAACATATAAATTCTTCTTGAAACTAAATTAGGTAAATTTGTCATAGAGTTAACAGTGTTTTAGTATGAAAATAATAGCTAAATCTACCATAACTTAACAttgaaacaaacaaaaaatttaagttttaaatttactcTCATAATCATATAGGTtataactaaaaatttaaaattataatcacATCAATTTAAGAATTAACTTAAATTCAGTGATTCCCCAAGTCAAACATGCAAATGAAGAAAAAGCtaaatgactttttttttaataaaacaaaCAAAGTTTTGGTTCTCCTCACTTTGATCCTTATCAAGGCacataaagaaagaaagaatccATTTTATCTCATTCATTCTCCACTTGTTTAGTCCTACCATAAATCCACTTTTTTATTGATGGATAAGGAAAAGAGTTGAAGAATTGTTATTCCATTTTTCAAGAAAATTAGAATTTTTCTTCCATGCGACATGGAAAGGTGATAATTGAgatgagattaaaaaaaaaagattcttCTTGACAAATATCACATGTGAAATattatttagttaatttaaaaccTTTTGCCGTATCATATAATTTTTGTTtgacttaagattaaaaatgtgCAGCTAAAAGTCTTATGATCTCCCTTTATAAAAAgggcaaaaataaaaattaaaaagaggTTCTTTATTTTTGAAATACAGATGATCTcccattttaaatttttatgaaaaagtaTATCAACCCCTCTggatgcataatatatcaaattaaagttgatcataaatctattttttttataaggtataATTCATAACAGTTCAATTTTagattaaataatattgtttaaaacttttttaaagttatgaaaaattttaattctctttattaaatttatttttcatattgtaGTAATTATGAAACTATAATGACTAAAAGTATTGTAGTTGTAGTAGTTATGAAATCGTACCCGCTACAATTATAAACTAAACTATTATAATTGTGGCAGTTATGATTTCATTGTTGCTACAACGCGCTCGATTAATTCAGGATTTAGATGGGATAGATAgatgaaataataataaaggatagGAAa contains:
- the LOC121996022 gene encoding enoyl-[acyl-carrier-protein] reductase [NADH] 1, chloroplastic-like — translated: MEAVAATGLQPMAVKTCVSSPSRMFTSRAIISGSNLNVTKTRSDKSPSALSLQSLCVRYSPSSKHQRFTIRAMSEESEKMATYGLPIDLRGKRAFIAGVADDNGYGWAIAKALSAAGAEIIVGTWVPALNIFETSLRRGKFDESRRLPNGSLMEIVKVYPLDAVYDTPEDVPEDVKTNKRYAGSSKWTVKEVAESVRNDFGNIDILVHSLANGPEVTKPLLETSRKGYLAAISASSYSFVSLLQHFLPIINPGGASISLTYIASERTIPGYGGGMSSAKAALESDTKVLAFEAGRKGQVRVNTISAGPLGSRAAKAIGFIEKMIDYSYSNAPLQKELLADEVGYTAAFLVSPLASAVTGSVVYVDNGLNTMGLATDSPALAV